Proteins encoded within one genomic window of Ammonifex degensii KC4:
- a CDS encoding prepilin peptidase: protein MLPLLLAFVVGLVVGSFLNVAIYRLPRGETIILGCSRCPSCGETLRFYDLIPLLSFLWLRGRCRYCRAPISWRYPLVELLSGGLALALAYRWGFSFVALKYYFLLACLLVASFIDLEHCLIPNRLVLVAFLGGVPLGLLARDVGLLSALLGAGAAGGFLLLLALASRGGMGGGDIKLATVAGLFLGWPLSLLGTFLGCFVAGIWGIVLLLTRRKGRKDHIPFGPFLSLGFLIALFWGREIWEWYASLLGF, encoded by the coding sequence ATGTTGCCTTTGCTTTTAGCTTTTGTTGTGGGCCTGGTGGTGGGAAGCTTCCTCAACGTGGCAATTTACAGACTGCCGCGAGGAGAGACGATAATTTTAGGGTGCTCCCGCTGCCCTTCTTGCGGGGAGACGCTGCGCTTTTACGACCTCATTCCCCTCCTGAGCTTTCTCTGGCTTAGGGGGCGCTGCCGCTACTGCCGTGCTCCTATCTCATGGCGCTACCCCCTGGTGGAGCTTTTAAGCGGGGGCTTGGCCCTGGCCCTGGCCTACCGCTGGGGCTTCAGTTTCGTAGCCCTGAAGTACTACTTTCTGCTGGCCTGCCTGCTGGTCGCCTCCTTCATCGATCTGGAGCATTGCCTTATTCCCAATCGGCTGGTGCTGGTCGCCTTCCTGGGAGGGGTGCCGCTGGGCCTTTTGGCCCGCGACGTGGGCCTGCTCTCCGCCCTGCTGGGTGCCGGGGCAGCAGGGGGCTTTTTGCTATTGCTGGCCCTGGCGAGCCGGGGTGGGATGGGGGGAGGGGACATAAAGCTGGCGACGGTTGCCGGTCTTTTCCTGGGCTGGCCGCTGTCGCTGCTGGGGACTTTCCTTGGCTGCTTCGTGGCCGGCATTTGGGGCATAGTCCTCCTTCTCACGCGCCGCAAGGGGCGCAAAGACCATATTCCCTTCGGCCCTTTTCTTTCGCTGGGGTTTCTGATCGCCCTTTTCTGGGGGAGAGAGATCTGGGAGTGGTACGCTTCCCTGCTCGGGTTTTAA
- a CDS encoding amphi-Trp domain-containing protein yields the protein MYKLKKSVGREELVGFLVDLTAQVRAGQLKLGNTTVNLPGGALLEVKLEEENGGKKLEVEIEWFVEEGSPEEGK from the coding sequence ATGTATAAGCTCAAGAAGAGCGTGGGGAGGGAAGAGCTCGTCGGCTTCCTGGTAGACCTCACCGCCCAGGTGCGGGCGGGGCAGCTTAAGCTGGGGAATACCACCGTTAACCTTCCCGGCGGGGCTCTGCTGGAAGTCAAGCTGGAAGAGGAAAACGGCGGTAAAAAGCTAGAGGTCGAGATAGAATGGTTTGTAGAAGAAGGAAGCCCTGAGGAGGGAAAGTAA
- a CDS encoding prepilin-type N-terminal cleavage/methylation domain-containing protein: MVRFPARVLKRHEDGFSLLELVVVLTISATVPPTLGYAR; this comes from the coding sequence GTGGTACGCTTCCCTGCTCGGGTTTTAAAGAGGCACGAGGACGGTTTCAGCCTGCTGGAGCTGGTGGTGGTCTTGACCATATCCGCTACCGTTCCTCCCACGCTAGGTTATGCTAGGTAA
- a CDS encoding 2-hydroxyacyl-CoA dehydratase subunit D, translated as MNFYEHLKARVAEGLKRQALTSPWTYRVLKTLARRSSFPLRFQQKLTLFALEETERAFRPRSSPVVFTSAFFPTEIVRALGYVVFSPEVAAALASSLGLASSCLREAEGAWYGRDTCSFHRCAAGALELGLFPKPDALCASTHLCDGAPQLFANLARRLRVPFFLLDVPQEESPEALEYVGRQLERIYRQLAELGGKKPEEGALAGALEASERFRRALLRIESCRKKKSFPLPPDFFLNNLVYLTFVGQGSGEAAELVELLAEELENLSPSPGRVRLLWLHLKPYHDSSLMACLAQRGVTLAGEEMTHVYWPELDPFSPFMSLARKVLSHFAHGPATRRAATLRRLVKEQACDGVVCFAHWGCRQSSGAVEILRECFSRWGIPFLVLEGDCVDGSAAGKGQVLTRLEAFLEILGG; from the coding sequence ATGAACTTTTACGAGCATCTTAAAGCCCGGGTGGCGGAAGGGCTTAAGCGCCAGGCCCTTACCAGCCCCTGGACCTACCGGGTGCTCAAAACCCTGGCGAGGCGCAGCTCTTTTCCGCTGCGCTTCCAGCAAAAGCTTACCCTTTTCGCCCTGGAGGAGACGGAGCGGGCTTTCCGCCCGAGAAGCAGTCCGGTGGTTTTCACCAGCGCCTTTTTCCCCACTGAGATCGTCCGGGCTTTGGGCTACGTGGTCTTCTCGCCGGAGGTGGCGGCGGCCTTGGCGTCCAGCCTGGGACTGGCCTCTTCCTGCCTGCGGGAGGCCGAGGGCGCCTGGTATGGGAGGGATACCTGCTCCTTTCACCGCTGCGCGGCAGGGGCGCTGGAGCTGGGCCTTTTCCCCAAGCCCGATGCCCTTTGCGCCTCCACCCACCTCTGCGACGGCGCACCCCAGCTCTTTGCCAACTTAGCGCGGCGACTTCGGGTCCCCTTCTTTCTCTTGGACGTGCCCCAGGAGGAAAGCCCGGAGGCGTTGGAGTACGTCGGTCGGCAGCTAGAGCGCATATACAGGCAGCTGGCCGAGCTTGGCGGGAAAAAGCCGGAAGAAGGGGCGCTGGCCGGGGCGCTTGAGGCTTCGGAGCGCTTTCGGCGAGCTTTGCTACGGATAGAGTCTTGCCGCAAGAAAAAGAGCTTTCCTTTGCCGCCCGACTTTTTCCTCAACAACCTGGTCTACCTCACCTTTGTGGGGCAGGGAAGCGGTGAAGCGGCCGAACTTGTGGAGCTTTTGGCGGAGGAACTGGAAAATCTTTCTCCTTCGCCGGGGAGGGTGCGCCTGCTCTGGCTTCACCTCAAGCCCTACCATGATTCCTCCCTCATGGCGTGTCTGGCTCAGAGGGGGGTGACGCTGGCCGGCGAGGAGATGACCCATGTTTACTGGCCGGAACTCGACCCGTTCTCCCCCTTTATGAGCCTGGCGCGCAAGGTCCTGAGCCACTTCGCCCACGGGCCCGCTACCCGGCGGGCGGCCACCCTGCGGCGGCTGGTAAAAGAGCAGGCTTGCGACGGGGTGGTCTGCTTTGCGCACTGGGGCTGCCGGCAGAGTTCGGGGGCGGTGGAGATCCTGCGGGAATGCTTTTCTCGCTGGGGCATACCCTTCTTAGTTCTGGAAGGGGACTGCGTGGACGGCAGCGCCGCGGGGAAGGGGCAGGTCCTCACGCGGTTGGAAGCTTTTCTGGAAATATTAGGAGGTTAG
- a CDS encoding tRNA lysidine(34) synthetase, whose translation MRYVKRAIEDYEMIAPGDKIAVGVSGGKDSVALLRILAHLRDYSHLSFSMVAIMIDPGWKEVDIGPLADFCSKFDIPFYLVKHPIARIIAAKGENNPCSLCAKLRSGLLYSKAVSLGCRRVALGHHLDDVIETFFLNLVHAGYLRTFRPVVYLERMGIHLIRPFSYVPESALVHFVAREGLPVLPPLCPYAGKTQRAAMKEIVEFIAQRYPYFRERFRTALQNVSLADLWKQRRPKDDHGGLDL comes from the coding sequence TTGCGCTACGTCAAGCGGGCCATTGAAGACTATGAGATGATCGCGCCGGGGGACAAAATAGCCGTTGGGGTATCAGGGGGCAAGGATAGCGTGGCGCTGCTGCGCATCCTGGCCCACCTGCGCGATTACTCCCATCTCTCCTTTTCTATGGTGGCCATTATGATCGATCCCGGCTGGAAAGAGGTGGACATCGGTCCCCTAGCTGACTTCTGCAGCAAGTTCGATATTCCTTTTTATCTGGTAAAACATCCCATAGCCCGGATAATCGCGGCCAAGGGAGAGAACAACCCTTGTTCTCTTTGTGCCAAGCTGCGCTCGGGCCTGCTTTACAGCAAGGCGGTTTCTTTAGGGTGCCGGCGGGTGGCCCTGGGACACCATCTGGACGACGTGATCGAGACTTTCTTTTTGAATCTGGTGCACGCGGGATACCTGCGCACCTTTCGCCCGGTTGTTTACCTGGAGCGGATGGGGATTCACCTCATCCGCCCCTTCAGCTACGTCCCCGAGTCGGCGCTGGTTCATTTCGTGGCCAGAGAGGGATTGCCGGTACTGCCGCCTCTTTGCCCTTACGCGGGCAAGACGCAGCGGGCGGCCATGAAGGAGATAGTGGAGTTCATCGCCCAGCGCTACCCTTACTTCCGGGAGCGCTTCCGCACCGCCTTGCAGAACGTGAGCCTCGCCGACCTCTGGAAGCAGCGGAGGCCGAAAGATGACCACGGTGGGCTGGATTTGTAG
- the sat gene encoding sulfate adenylyltransferase, whose protein sequence is MDVRIKTPLPHGGKLVDRVVRDRERAKKMAKGAAVFDIKPTLYNGMPVRNVYREIMSICYGFFSPVEGSMTHAEVERVLKERRLLSNWIFPYPLVFDISREDYQKLGVTSGDRVLLRLKGQPFAILDVEEVYEIDPPELARRTFGTPEDNPEVVKKNFDEKHPGYVIYKSLNPIVLAGKYTIINEPKFRPPFDRFWFPPAKCREEFAKRGWTTVIAHQTRNVPHVGHEALLKNAAFTGDIAPCDGILVNCIIGAKRIGDYPDEAIVEAHEMVNKAGYVSPKRHMVTFTLWDMRYGNPLESLLHGIIRQNMGCTHHMFGRDHAAVGDYYDAYATQILWSKGIPSFGFPAPPNMVEYGLQIRPQNMAEFWYCPKCGETAYSANCEHAERQRFSGSFIRSLLAEGVFPPPVIMRPEVYKVVVKWWKHFNYPFNNKKYLIEREQRLEVDLEPLDI, encoded by the coding sequence ATGGACGTCAGGATTAAGACTCCCCTGCCCCACGGAGGCAAGCTAGTTGATCGGGTGGTGCGGGACCGCGAGCGGGCCAAAAAGATGGCCAAGGGCGCGGCCGTTTTCGACATCAAGCCCACCCTTTACAACGGCATGCCGGTGCGCAACGTCTACCGCGAGATCATGTCCATCTGCTACGGCTTCTTCAGCCCTGTAGAAGGCTCCATGACCCACGCGGAAGTGGAGCGGGTGCTCAAGGAGCGGCGCCTGCTCAGCAATTGGATCTTCCCCTACCCGCTGGTCTTCGACATCAGCCGTGAGGACTACCAGAAGCTCGGCGTCACCTCCGGTGACCGGGTGCTGCTCCGGCTCAAGGGTCAGCCCTTCGCCATCCTCGACGTAGAGGAAGTTTACGAGATCGACCCGCCGGAGCTGGCCCGCCGCACCTTCGGAACTCCGGAAGATAACCCCGAGGTAGTGAAGAAGAACTTCGACGAGAAGCACCCCGGCTATGTGATCTACAAGTCGCTCAACCCCATTGTCCTGGCCGGTAAGTACACCATCATCAACGAGCCCAAGTTCCGTCCCCCCTTTGACCGGTTCTGGTTCCCACCCGCCAAGTGCCGCGAGGAGTTCGCCAAGCGCGGCTGGACGACGGTAATTGCCCACCAGACCCGCAACGTGCCCCACGTGGGCCACGAGGCGCTCTTGAAGAACGCCGCCTTCACTGGTGACATTGCTCCCTGCGACGGCATCCTAGTTAACTGCATCATCGGCGCCAAGCGTATCGGTGACTACCCGGACGAGGCCATCGTAGAAGCCCACGAGATGGTCAACAAGGCCGGGTACGTCAGCCCCAAGCGACACATGGTGACCTTCACCCTCTGGGACATGCGCTACGGCAACCCGCTGGAGTCCTTGCTACACGGCATCATCCGCCAGAACATGGGCTGCACGCACCACATGTTCGGGCGCGACCACGCAGCGGTGGGCGACTACTACGATGCGTACGCCACCCAGATCCTCTGGAGCAAGGGTATCCCCAGCTTCGGCTTCCCCGCCCCGCCCAACATGGTGGAGTACGGTCTACAGATCCGGCCGCAGAACATGGCCGAGTTCTGGTACTGCCCCAAGTGCGGCGAGACGGCTTACAGCGCCAACTGCGAGCACGCCGAGCGGCAGCGCTTTAGCGGCAGCTTCATCCGGAGCCTCCTAGCCGAGGGTGTCTTCCCGCCGCCGGTCATCATGCGGCCTGAGGTCTACAAGGTCGTGGTCAAGTGGTGGAAGCACTTCAACTATCCCTTCAACAACAAGAAGTACCTTATAGAGCGCGAGCAGCGGCTGGAAGTGGACCTCGAGCCGCTAGACATCTAA
- a CDS encoding RNA-guided endonuclease InsQ/TnpB family protein: MILTTSLRLPDELVEPLKNLTALGLKVQEQVLGMYWSPEGLGALASSSGKAWKLLDAQLSRPQDVYIPSRVWRCILESAGRILRSMAERKRIFELLLPYFNGKAKDAARELYGLLKKDGEGEEFGYLFNVAEAVANFYAEHDRLPQDFFELQKKPEPKKFTFTTSPDDGPEKGQVVRYECDGKVLRGQVKLPNSPEPRKEEDWRWFSFEAGLPEELQEKLARGGKLCAPDLRLKVKPSGKLIALLDVKVEVPEKTPSGEGDRVLGVDWGLRKLVTGTVLSEKGQLTPPFFVFWQALRDKLLRIREEISRLQKARDRYERKSPEWKEYNRMIASAWQKYHRIQHQLAHQVSSLLVLLAKAFGCRYIFVEWLLTLRGEKGRSKDLNWWVTTTVRGLLFRLLRYKARLLGIRVVPVPPGGTSAVCPRCLGRGKHVKSPSEPEEKDSGSWFICPSCGYNADRDYVGSLNVGRTGFKLERPLTYTVCRVAAKPFPSQGASPVGATFTTLGYIKSVFVANFNALTRLLDPAVLPSIT, encoded by the coding sequence TTGATACTGACGACCAGCTTGAGACTCCCTGATGAGCTGGTCGAGCCCTTGAAGAACCTCACCGCCCTGGGACTTAAGGTTCAGGAGCAGGTGCTGGGGATGTACTGGTCGCCTGAAGGTCTGGGAGCTTTAGCTTCTTCCTCAGGCAAGGCGTGGAAGCTCCTGGATGCACAGCTTTCCCGCCCGCAGGACGTCTACATCCCCAGCCGCGTGTGGCGCTGCATCCTGGAGTCGGCGGGGCGCATCCTGCGCTCCATGGCCGAGAGAAAACGTATCTTTGAGCTTCTTTTGCCTTACTTCAACGGCAAGGCCAAAGACGCCGCAAGAGAGCTTTACGGCCTGCTCAAAAAAGACGGGGAAGGGGAGGAGTTCGGGTATCTCTTCAACGTGGCCGAGGCTGTGGCCAACTTCTATGCCGAGCACGACAGGCTTCCCCAGGACTTCTTCGAGCTCCAGAAGAAGCCCGAGCCTAAGAAGTTCACCTTCACGACTTCCCCGGACGACGGTCCTGAGAAAGGGCAGGTGGTGAGGTACGAGTGTGACGGGAAAGTCCTGCGGGGCCAGGTGAAGCTTCCGAACTCTCCCGAGCCCAGGAAGGAAGAAGACTGGCGGTGGTTCTCGTTCGAGGCCGGGCTCCCGGAGGAGCTCCAGGAGAAGCTGGCCCGGGGAGGGAAGCTCTGTGCCCCTGACCTGAGGCTCAAGGTCAAGCCTTCGGGTAAGCTCATCGCTCTTCTTGATGTCAAGGTGGAAGTGCCAGAAAAGACGCCTTCAGGTGAAGGAGACCGGGTGCTGGGGGTCGACTGGGGGCTAAGGAAGCTCGTGACCGGCACCGTGCTCTCGGAGAAAGGACAGCTCACCCCTCCCTTCTTCGTCTTCTGGCAGGCCTTAAGGGATAAACTCCTCCGCATCCGGGAGGAGATAAGCCGGCTGCAGAAAGCACGCGACCGATATGAGAGGAAAAGCCCGGAGTGGAAGGAGTACAACCGGATGATAGCCTCCGCCTGGCAGAAGTACCACCGGATACAGCACCAGCTCGCCCACCAGGTGTCGAGCCTCTTAGTGCTTTTAGCCAAGGCCTTCGGCTGCCGGTACATCTTCGTCGAGTGGCTTCTCACCCTGCGTGGGGAGAAGGGAAGGTCGAAGGACCTCAACTGGTGGGTGACCACCACGGTGAGGGGGCTTCTCTTCAGGCTCCTGAGGTATAAAGCACGGCTTTTGGGGATCAGGGTCGTACCGGTTCCTCCAGGTGGCACGAGCGCCGTTTGTCCCAGGTGCTTAGGGAGAGGTAAGCACGTCAAGTCGCCAAGTGAGCCTGAGGAGAAGGACTCCGGTTCCTGGTTTATCTGCCCTTCCTGCGGGTACAACGCCGACCGGGACTACGTGGGGAGCCTCAACGTCGGGAGGACGGGCTTTAAGCTTGAAAGGCCGCTGACCTACACGGTCTGCCGCGTCGCGGCGAAGCCGTTCCCGTCGCAGGGAGCTTCCCCTGTGGGAGCGACCTTCACCACGCTGGGATATATCAAAAGTGTCTTTGTAGCCAACTTTAATGCACTGACCAGACTCCTGGATCCCGCAGTCTTACCTAGCATAACCTAG
- a CDS encoding type 4a pilus biogenesis protein PilO produces MRRVLLLALLGALGVFLLVWFLFLPQWRAYARTREDLQKAQSELTRYQQLLAARPWEEKRVEELRRDPLLNFFTLDARQGTDVVLLGLQAAVRKVRVVSFEPGQVVEKQYVLALPLQIGVEGSYPDVLSFVEGLETGAIRNLVEIRSFKLSGQESTPGTVRGDFAAVLYMDKNPQARLMLEQVGGWALGRPNLFQPLFPQSQQPLQGKPPGETGEKAEGHNLPREPIRQEG; encoded by the coding sequence TTGAGGCGCGTTCTTCTCCTGGCTTTGTTGGGGGCTCTGGGAGTTTTTCTTCTGGTGTGGTTCCTCTTTCTCCCGCAGTGGCGTGCTTATGCCCGCACCCGGGAGGATCTGCAGAAGGCACAAAGCGAGCTTACCCGCTACCAGCAGCTGCTAGCCGCGCGCCCGTGGGAGGAAAAGAGAGTGGAGGAGCTGCGCCGAGATCCGCTCTTAAACTTTTTCACCCTGGATGCCCGGCAGGGGACGGACGTCGTTCTCTTGGGGTTGCAGGCTGCGGTCAGGAAAGTGCGGGTGGTGAGTTTCGAGCCAGGCCAGGTAGTAGAAAAGCAGTACGTTTTGGCCCTCCCCCTGCAAATCGGGGTGGAAGGGAGTTATCCTGATGTACTGAGCTTTGTGGAGGGCTTGGAGACGGGAGCGATCCGCAACCTGGTGGAGATACGCTCCTTTAAGCTTTCAGGCCAGGAATCGACGCCGGGCACCGTTCGGGGAGACTTCGCAGCCGTCCTTTACATGGACAAAAACCCGCAGGCGCGGCTGATGCTGGAACAGGTAGGCGGGTGGGCTTTGGGGCGGCCTAACCTTTTCCAGCCACTATTCCCGCAAAGCCAGCAACCCTTGCAGGGTAAGCCTCCTGGTGAGACAGGCGAAAAAGCAGAAGGTCATAATCTTCCGCGGGAACCTATACGGCAGGAGGGTTGA
- a CDS encoding 2-hydroxyacyl-CoA dehydratase subunit D — protein MTTVGWICSYTPRELFRALGFKERRLWGIDPRGSSLPHLAANLCGYSRACLAQALEEGRPEVLVVAGSCHALIHLYAALQLEGLKHLFFLPLPRLGAPEAEEFFAAALRRLAEELAAVGGGRLDEEGLREALQEGMKERREKVRLYQEPVSGSSRYLYLRGEGKDLAPASSDSLRLLLTGSPPPPRLLQLIEECGGYLAVEDCCGAYRDLGFPEIEEAEDPFLTLARLYLRRPPCPRMVGDRAHRFEYLRGLIEGFRVEGIVYHTVKFCDHALYELAAVRRWAEKEGIPLLWVETEYGEPGEQARVRLAAFVEMLAARRESL, from the coding sequence ATGACCACGGTGGGCTGGATTTGTAGCTACACCCCCCGGGAGCTCTTCCGGGCCCTGGGTTTCAAAGAGCGCCGCCTGTGGGGTATCGACCCGCGGGGGAGCTCTTTGCCCCACCTGGCGGCCAACCTCTGCGGCTACTCCCGGGCCTGCCTTGCCCAGGCTCTGGAGGAGGGAAGGCCGGAGGTGCTGGTGGTGGCCGGCTCCTGTCATGCCCTCATTCATCTTTACGCCGCCTTGCAGCTCGAAGGCCTAAAGCACCTCTTTTTTCTCCCTCTGCCACGCCTGGGCGCTCCGGAAGCCGAAGAGTTCTTTGCGGCGGCCCTTAGACGTCTGGCGGAAGAACTGGCGGCTGTCGGCGGTGGTAGACTGGACGAAGAAGGGTTGAGGGAGGCACTGCAGGAAGGGATGAAGGAGCGCCGGGAGAAGGTCCGGCTTTACCAGGAGCCAGTCTCTGGCTCCTCCCGCTACCTTTACCTGCGCGGGGAAGGAAAGGATTTGGCGCCCGCTTCTTCCGACTCCCTTCGCCTGTTGCTTACCGGCAGTCCTCCCCCGCCGCGCCTTCTGCAACTGATAGAGGAGTGCGGAGGGTATCTTGCGGTGGAGGACTGCTGCGGTGCCTACCGGGATCTGGGCTTTCCGGAAATCGAAGAAGCGGAGGACCCTTTCCTTACTCTGGCTCGTCTTTACCTGCGGCGTCCTCCCTGCCCCCGGATGGTGGGGGATCGTGCACACAGGTTTGAGTATCTACGGGGGCTGATAGAAGGGTTCCGGGTGGAGGGTATCGTTTACCATACGGTGAAGTTCTGCGACCACGCCCTTTACGAGCTGGCGGCGGTGCGGCGGTGGGCGGAAAAAGAGGGAATACCCCTTCTCTGGGTGGAGACGGAATACGGTGAGCCGGGGGAGCAGGCACGGGTGCGGCTGGCGGCCTTTGTGGAGATGCTGGCGGCGAGGCGGGAAAGCTTATGA
- the gap gene encoding type I glyceraldehyde-3-phosphate dehydrogenase translates to MAIKVGINGFGRIGRTFFRAVYRHPAIEVVAVNDLTDAATLAHLLKYDSVHGRFPGRVEAKEHAFEVDGRPVWVFAEKDPAHIPWREVGAEFIVEATGRFTKAEDARRHLEAGARKVIITAPAKGEDVTIVMGVNEDWYDPEKHHIVSCASCTTNCLAPMVKVLHENLRIVRGALTTVHSYTNDQNLLDLPHRDLRRARAAALSIVPTTTGAAKLVTVVFPELKGKITGMAVRVPTPNVSLTDLVVEVSRPTTVEEVNELFRRASVGAMRGIIEYCEEPLVSRDFNGNPHSCIFDALSTMVIDDVLVKVLGWYDNEWGYSCRVADLLLFMAAKENLVTAPRIPMHV, encoded by the coding sequence ATGGCGATTAAAGTGGGAATCAACGGTTTCGGACGAATAGGACGGACTTTCTTCCGCGCCGTCTACCGGCACCCGGCCATAGAAGTGGTGGCCGTCAACGACCTCACCGACGCAGCTACCTTGGCACACCTTTTAAAGTACGACTCGGTGCACGGGCGCTTCCCCGGCCGGGTGGAGGCGAAGGAGCACGCCTTCGAAGTAGATGGGCGTCCGGTATGGGTCTTCGCCGAGAAGGACCCGGCGCACATTCCCTGGCGGGAAGTGGGGGCCGAGTTTATCGTAGAGGCTACCGGCCGCTTCACCAAGGCGGAGGACGCGCGCCGGCACCTGGAGGCCGGGGCCCGCAAGGTGATCATCACCGCCCCCGCCAAGGGAGAGGACGTCACCATCGTCATGGGCGTTAACGAAGACTGGTACGATCCGGAGAAGCACCACATCGTCTCCTGCGCCTCCTGCACCACCAACTGCCTGGCTCCCATGGTGAAGGTGCTGCACGAGAACCTGCGGATAGTGCGGGGAGCGCTCACCACCGTGCACTCCTACACCAACGACCAAAATCTCTTAGACCTTCCCCACCGGGATCTGCGCCGGGCACGGGCAGCCGCCCTTTCCATCGTTCCCACCACCACCGGAGCAGCCAAGCTGGTGACTGTGGTCTTTCCCGAACTCAAGGGAAAGATCACCGGCATGGCCGTGCGCGTGCCCACGCCTAACGTCTCCTTAACCGACCTAGTGGTGGAGGTGAGCCGCCCCACCACGGTAGAAGAGGTCAACGAGCTTTTCCGCCGGGCCAGCGTGGGGGCTATGCGGGGAATCATCGAGTATTGCGAGGAGCCCCTGGTCTCCCGCGACTTTAACGGCAACCCCCACTCCTGCATTTTTGACGCCCTCTCCACCATGGTGATCGACGACGTGCTGGTTAAAGTGCTGGGCTGGTACGACAACGAGTGGGGCTATTCCTGCCGGGTGGCCGACCTCCTCCTCTTCATGGCGGCCAAGGAAAACCTGGTTACCGCTCCGAGGATCCCGATGCACGTTTAG
- a CDS encoding DUF6955 family protein has product MGYSLAVILDAKRFEAIKGTGLEEKVSDMFGGAVKALILDVPEEPQAKKILAEFPGARIDARGFLEEVPVAFKRAVFEEIKNKKSIGPEVIDAVLARIGEIKEMAAKESEYLPPPDIEVE; this is encoded by the coding sequence ATGGGCTACTCCCTGGCGGTCATCCTGGACGCCAAGCGCTTTGAAGCCATCAAAGGAACAGGCCTGGAGGAGAAGGTAAGCGACATGTTCGGCGGCGCGGTCAAGGCTCTGATCCTAGACGTACCGGAGGAGCCCCAGGCCAAGAAGATTCTGGCCGAGTTCCCCGGTGCCCGTATCGACGCCCGCGGCTTCCTGGAGGAAGTGCCGGTGGCCTTCAAGCGCGCCGTCTTCGAGGAGATAAAGAACAAGAAATCGATAGGGCCGGAAGTAATTGACGCGGTGCTAGCCCGCATCGGGGAAATCAAGGAGATGGCGGCGAAAGAGTCCGAGTACCTGCCGCCGCCGGACATCGAGGTAGAGTAG
- a CDS encoding PilN domain-containing protein has product MNYKVNLLPPRLQVEGLVDKRRLLILVSTLLGGGGLVLGYGAFLLNFLLTKSELARTQQELSRLRPQVQAVEAIHTERVRLEKALKEYADIVHARRSWHSILKGIGDVCPADISLTVLEVVPAEKTQAGKASSKAELPPPASVVNIQGVSQSFTAIGVFERKLWESGYFQEVRLEKVSTDKSGLYAFTMQARLKEGMAK; this is encoded by the coding sequence GTGAACTACAAGGTCAACCTTTTGCCCCCGCGGCTTCAGGTCGAGGGGCTAGTCGACAAGCGCCGCCTATTGATACTGGTTAGCACGCTTCTGGGAGGAGGGGGGCTCGTCTTAGGTTACGGTGCTTTTCTTCTGAATTTTCTTTTGACCAAAAGCGAGCTTGCCCGCACGCAGCAGGAACTTAGCCGGCTGCGCCCCCAGGTGCAGGCCGTTGAGGCCATCCACACGGAGCGGGTGCGGCTGGAAAAAGCCCTTAAAGAATACGCCGATATAGTGCACGCACGCCGGAGCTGGCACAGCATCCTCAAAGGAATAGGCGACGTCTGCCCGGCAGATATAAGCTTGACGGTGCTGGAAGTGGTGCCTGCTGAAAAGACGCAGGCGGGAAAAGCTTCTTCCAAAGCGGAGCTACCGCCACCGGCCTCGGTGGTGAACATACAAGGGGTGTCGCAGTCTTTTACCGCCATCGGTGTTTTTGAGCGCAAGCTTTGGGAGTCGGGTTACTTTCAGGAGGTGCGCCTGGAAAAGGTTAGCACAGACAAAAGCGGTCTTTATGCCTTCACCATGCAAGCCCGGTTGAAAGAGGGGATGGCCAAGTGA